A genomic stretch from Limanda limanda chromosome 11, fLimLim1.1, whole genome shotgun sequence includes:
- the LOC133014645 gene encoding nectin-2-like translates to MKTGGTSTLILLEMIYVTLLPALKAQTISVLPEVTGYLGHDVTLPCHFIKVSAYDTVTQVQWNLLKAKENTILVSNREHGLDIFDTPLKEKVDLTELSLIIKAVELENAGSYMCSLSTFPSGILKGTTKLIVREQLQLSSGEVSAIVIAVILLVGSTAAITYFIFIRRCDSSVSHNVFSDTGWTVMDVSKSSGIERAEDGIYSKVMFEPLRGEMTLSNDEHRKPSNADSTYTEVVVWVRSRNESKK, encoded by the exons ATGAAAACCGGCGGCACATCAACTCTCATACTGCTGGAGATGATCTACGTCACGTTACTCCCAG CTCTGAAGGCACAAACGATCAGCGTCCTCCCTGAGGTGACTGGATATCTCGGGCATGATGTCACTCTGCCATGCCACTTCATCAAAGTATCAGCATATGACACTGTTACTCAGGTTCAGTGGAATCTGCTGAAAGCAAAGGAAAATACTATCCTTGTTTCTAATCGTGAGCATGGGTTGGACATCTTTGATACTCCTCTGAAAGAGAAGGTGGATCTCACAGAACTTTCATTGATAATTAAAGCTGTTGAACTGGAGAATGCAGGGTCGTACATGTGCTCCCTTTCAACCTTCCCCAGTGGTATATTGAAGGGAACGACCAAACTCATTGTTCGAG AACAGCTGCAGTTATCATCAGGGGAGGTGTCTGCTATAGTGATTGCTGTCATATTGTTGGTGGGGAGCACGGCAGCCATAACgtacttcatcttcatcagaag GTGTGACTCTTCAGTCAGCCACAATGTCTTCAGCG ACACAGGTTGGACAGTGATGGATGTGTCCAAGTCATCTGGCATTGAAAGAGCTGAG GACGGGATCTACTCTAAAGTCATGTTCGAACCACTAAGAGGTGAGATGACCTTGAGCAATGACGAGCACAGGAAGCCATCGAATGCAGACTCGACTTACACAGAAGTTGTGGTTTGGGTCAGAAGCCGAAATGAGAGCAAAAAATAA